A region of the Primulina eburnea isolate SZY01 chromosome 7, ASM2296580v1, whole genome shotgun sequence genome:
tattatttgtttcCTTACCCTTCAATGTTATCATTAGACAAATTTTTGCATGAACTCTGAATTGTTTCTTCTGTCAGTCACATTGTATTGCTACACGCTTTTATCATGTAATATTCTGTTATATAAGTAATTTCTCATGATTGTTTAAGTAATCTTGGGCATCATCGTGTATAGAGTGTGTTGGTTGAATAGAATAAAGGGCCCACTGCCATTTAAGATTAAACGATTGATTCAGCTAGTTAATATAGTTCAACTGTAATCACAGGAATCATAGGCATACCTAACAATCTAATACAAGCAAGGTCCCGTTGTAAATAATATCAATACTTAATATATGTAGAATGAGGTAGAAAAAGATCTTAACGATGAAGAAGCCAGAGAAATGAAGAAATATAAACTTGCTGAGTTGGGAACAGCCATACTTGCTGATCCAGAATCCAATATTAAGTCTCTGAAGGAGATGCTGGAAATTTCCAAGGATGGAGACGGTGTCATTGTCATGCTTGCTTTAAAATCCTTATTGGCTGTTTTTAAAAACATCATTCCAGGGTAAGAAAGTTGCAGTTTCTTGAAAATCATCTTGGCCATCTTGTTGTGAATTGTTTCTACATTTTGGTTTGCATAAATCATAACCTGGGTTTTGCTCTCCTTTTTCAACTCCGCTGCAGCTACCGGATCAGGTTGCCGACCGAGAAGGAACAGGAAATGAAGGTTTCAAAGGCTGTTAAAAAAATGCGGTTTTATGAGTACACTCTGTTGTCTGCGCTCAAGGTTTGATGTTACCCCTTCCTTTTAGCATCCTATTTCCGACATGCATCTGCACTCTCAGGAATGCATTTCTTAATAAATGCAAAGACTCTCACACCCCCTCCCAACTCCAATATTGCGTtctaaaataatatttgttCCATTGTCAGGCATATATTCAGAAGTTGGTTGCACTACAACAGCAAACTGTTTATAAGCGAGTGACTGCTAATTGTTTATGTACTTTGCTTGCCGCAGTACCACACTTTAACTTTCGTGAGAGCTTGTTAGCTGCTGTTGTGAGCAATTTAAGCTCCCAAGATGATGTTGTAAGGTAATCTAATGTTCGGCAGTAGAATACTATGTTATCATTGCAGTGAAACATTATGGGATGCTCATTCACATCTCGCAAGTTGCCATTGAATAGTATCTGTGATACATCTTGAACTGATAAAGAATACCACAACTTTttggtttttttatttatctcTGATTGATTTGATTTCAAGTATCACCTGCGAATGGATATCGCAGTAGTGTTTTCCAAAGATCACACAAAATCTTGATGTGACGATCACCATTTAGCTTATTTAATCCCTTGTCTGAGAGTGCATGTGCCTCTTGCTTTGGTGCAGAAAACTTAGCTGCTCGACCATTAAATCACTTTTTATAAATGCGGGCAAACATGGCGGTGAGGCTACTGTGGAGGCTGTTAAAATGATTGCAGAACTTGTAAAAGCTCACAACTGCCTGCTACATCCTGATTCTATTGAAGTGAGTAATAATTTTCCGATTTTTGAACGCACCAGTCTTGCGTAGTGGTTGACAATGTAACATTATTCATATTTTGTTGTTGACATTGACATTCTCGTTGGACTTTTGCATAAATTCATGAGGATGAACTCCTTCTGAGAAAACACTATGCTTAGTTAGGTGTTTAAAGACAGAACCATCTTCATATGTCGGTGTCGATAGTGCTTTCTTTCCTTTTGGTTTTTTGCCATTAATAGTTCGTATCTGTGCTGGTTATGGGTTATctagtaaaaatagttcaaaagtGTAATGAGGAAGAAACTggtggatatctcagtcagatTTTATTTTACCAAAATGCAGAATTATCACTAACATCATTTTTCTtatgattatgaaaatgttgCAATTCTGGCTTTAGGTTTTTATGTCTCTGTCATTTGACGAGGATCTTGGAAAACCCGAAAAACCAGATGCTGATAACAGAGCCAAAAACAAAAAATCTAGGAAAAGAAAAGGAGTTGACGAGTCAAATCAGATACCAGATAACGAAAGGAAAAAGACTAGGAAGGACATTATGTCAAAGACAAGGGAGGAGGTACATCATTCCCCCTCAGAACTTTAAAGTAGTTGTTTCTTTTCGTTTATTTTTTATGTGGAGATCGTTACAGGTTAATGCAGACTTCAAAGCTGCTTCATTTGCACAAGATCCTCAAGAGAAAAGAAGGATGCAATCGGAGACACTATCAGCTGTATTTCAAACATTCTTCCGCATCTTAAAGCATTCTGTGCGGCCAGTGTAAGCATATCTTTTCAGAGACATGGGAGCAACCACTACAGTTTTGTACATAGCTTGCTAAATTTTTATCCGCATTGAGATTTGGTACTTTGTTATCTGATTTTGTATGCAGACAGCTATGTTGTTGATGCTTGACAGATATGTTTGAAGCGTAAATGCTTCTGGTTGGTTTTAGGAAGCTGCTTCTAAAATTAGTTTGTTGTGGCATATTTAATGTTTCTCATGCATCTTGTGAAGTTGACCTACTTTGAATTTACTTGGTTTTCGTTAACGCTGTTGTTATACTTGGGAATATAATGCCCAAATAGAATTGCTTTAGATGTGAGAAATATACTGTGTACAGTGTAAtacatcaaatttaaatccatAAGTATGATGTACCATAGTTTGGGATACCACACCTACTTAAATGGAGCTGTTTTATATGTGAAAGTTCAGCGTGTGTACCGCATCAAACATGATAAGTCCAAGAATAGAGTTTTATCCAGTATATTGTTTTTTAAGTACTAGGCAAATAGTTTCGTCAGTGTGAGTCTGTTTTccttatgtttttatttttgctTCTCAGAACAGAGGCTACTTTGGTGCCTGGTGGATTTGGGAGCCATCCCTTACTTGCTCCATGTTTGAATGGCATTGGAAAATTTTCTCATCTAATCGATTTGGATTTTATGTCCGATCTCATGAATTTTCTGCGAAAACTCGCTGGAAATAGCAACAATATTGGAGATTCATCAAAGAGTTCTTTTCAATTTTCGGTTTCTGAAAGGCTGCGCTGCTGCATTGTTGCTTTCAAAGTGATGAGGAACAATTTAGATGCTCTGAATGTTGATCTGCAAGACTTCTTCACCCAATTTTACAATTTGATGCTAGAGTATCGACCAGGAAGGTATGTACTTGCAATATTTTCCTTTGAACGCACCTATATTGTACGTTTCCTTTGAACGCACCTATATTGTACGTATTTCCACATTGTCCTTTGCACCCTTTATTGCTTTTATATTTATACTTTGTCAATTAATATTTTCAGGGAAGTTTGCAGAGGAGGATTATAGGTCGAGTATGAAAGGAAACCATAGTCATCTTTAGTTTGAATTATTATTAGTTTAGCCATTTAAAGCATTGGAAACCATAAAGATTGCATTGTCATTGACATATGAAGAGAAGCTTAATTATCAATGAAGTGTTAatgattttgtttttcttcttgCTTAGTGTTTCCATTTGAATTTTTGTGGCAATTAAAATGACACGTGAAGGCACTTCCATCTAAGACACAAGTTTGTGCAATGGATTTCTTTGTTCAGTTTTTGTCTCATTCTGCAAATGATTTTTCATGTGAATTGTGCTGTTCTTCTGATTAAGGGTTGCCTGTGTACCTTGGGCCTTTTTCACTTCCTTGTTTTCTTTGTTTTCTCTTACTACATCTAGTCTGAAAGTCGGATGGAGAAAGACTAGAGATTTTGGAGAGAAGAACataatttatttgttttaattttctAAGCAACGTTCTTACTTGTTTGATGTTCTTAATTTTTTTCACAGGGATGAGGGAGAAGTTCTTACTGAAGCTCTAAAAATAATGCTGTGTGATGATAGACAACATGATATGCAAAGGGCCGCAGCCTTCATTAAGCGCTTGGCTACGTTTTCTTTGTTCTTTGGATCAGCTGAGTCTATGGCTGGTTAGCTTTGACTGTCAACATATACATTATCAATCATTCATAAGTGTGTATGCATTGTGACACAATCTTCTTTGTTCGGATCAAATTTCAGGTTTGGTTACAGTGAAGCATCTTCTTCAAAAAAATGTCAAATGCCGTAATTTGTTGGAAACTGATGCTGGAGGTGGTTCTATTGCtggtgcaatatctgtaagccCACGTTTTCTCCTATTCTGGTAGAAATAGACTCTTCTGGAATCCAAGGCAGAACCTGGGCATTACTTCCTATATGGGTTTGGGGTGAATTTTgattattgtatttgctgtttTTTGGAGCAGCAACTGCTCCCGCTGTCCTATATGGCATGCCATTTTATCGTGAGTTACATGGTTAATAATAGTTTTAACATTAGGCTTCTGTACTAAAGCTGTTAATTGCATTCTAAATTTGGGGTCATGAGGTAAGCATTTTCTTGTTTTATCCTCACTTTCTGTTTCTCACAGAATTTTTATCCGCAGAAATATCAACCTCATGCAACGGACCCTAACCGTAGTGGTGCTCTTGCCTCAGTTCTTTGGGAACTTAAACTTCTTACAAAACATTACCATCCAGCTGTTGCAACAATGTCTTTGAATATCTCAAATATGAGCTCTTCGAATAACcagcttcatcatcatcatgtCTCTCCTCAACAAGCTTATGCTGAATTATCACTTGAAAACGAATGCATCATACCCTCTGGTGATGCAAAACGAGCTAACAATAAGAAAAGGAGGGCAAACGAACACATCCCTGTTAAATCGACATTTGACCTCATTCCCATGGATCCAATTGCTGAGATTGAGGTGAGGAAAAAACTTTCTGAGCACTTTTTGCTGCTTCGTGACATTGAAGAGGGCGAGAGACTGAAGTCTGAGTTGGACCAAACGACACTCTGTTTGAATCTATACGAAAGTTATAAAAAGCATAAGAAGAGGAAGGCGAGGTCAATGAGAGGTAAGACGTGAATGCTGCCGCAGCTATCTATTTTTTGGCCACAAGTGTTGTATTAATCAGGGACGTTCTTTAATTGTTTTACTATCTTTAATGTTGTGATATGTGCTTTTAGTGGAATTAAACTTTATATATTTAACCTGTACTGGTTTAATTAcagttttgaattattttagttTTGTTTTTGGATGACATGTGAATAGGGATGACAATGCTCTATTCTAAACATATGTTAAAATTTTGCTTATTTCACCAACTCTGGAGGTTCTGTAATGTTCTGACTTGGAAAAGAAATCGAATTGATTTCGAGGAAGTGAAATGAATTTATGATCGGAAAAAAAAACAAGTGaagcttattattattattttggtgtATCAAATGTGGTACGTGGAAAAAAAACCCAAACGGATGGATGGTTACTTCTCGTTTTTTGAAGATTGGAAATTACTCGTGAGTACTGTTAAGAAAGTTGGTGTCTTCCTTGCCCCAAAAAACTCCTCTTAAAAAACTTTAATATATGGACGATATGAGTCATATGTGGTTTACATTGGGTACAACTGAACTATAAATTAGTTTGGTGGTAcggtagaaattttgaaaaaaaatattgaatgtcatatcattatacacatatatataatatatatatggtGATTTCAAACTTGAAGTTCAAgatgaattgatgtgattattcTATGCGTACTACGTCAGAATATCGAATCATGAACGAAAAAAGACATGTGAGAAGAGCCTACTGGATTGGACACGATACGTGACATGTAAATAAAAAGAGTATTCAAGTTGGGCACCTAACATAACATAAATTCCATTGCTCTTATGTCTTTGTTTCAAGTTGTAACGACTCTTTACCTAAGCATGTTCTGTTAATACCAAAACCAACAAAGTTTGCTAGCAACAAAAACATTTGAAACCATGGCTTTTTTCGTTACCTAATTCAACAGGATCATGTTCTCTGATATAATTGGAAACAAAAAATGAACTTTCTGATAAATTTGAGCTTAAAAAGTTGTCTATCCCTATCTCACAAATTTTCACTTCTTTGCtctgcattttttttaaaaaataaattatttttaatttttttttattttattatcatGTTTTGATTGTGGATACATCATACCAACGTGTTGGATATTCAATAGCAGCAAATGTATTTATAATTTCGGAATACattaaaaatatgtttcaaTTAAGAAATGATTGAAGATTAGTTGTTGGCATGTGACTTCGGCGTTAATCAAGGCCACGTTTTTTCAAACTgatattatatatcaataacaGCAAAATAAACAAAGTCGCATCAACCAAAGCTTGATTGAAGCTTTGGCTTTTTTATTAATGGTTGAATCCACGAATGCACCTAATACCTTTCACACTAATTGTATTTTCACAATTATCAATGAAAATGTTTCATTAACCTTAGGACACGCACTTGAAGTTTCAAACTCGATTTGTTTACTTCAAATATCATTCATTCTCAAATGTGTTCACCTATATGTCGCTAagttatgtttattttttttacgtcCAAACAAATCGCATTCACccgaacacaaaaaaaaatgagtAGATTTGATCGTCGTTTGTGACATTTATGTGAAATCGATGTAATAAAGGTTTGAATAGGTGCAAAAATTTGGCTCAAAGTTTCAAGGAAAGGGGCAATATTAgcaataagaaaatattcaaacTAAAATGTAGAAGTTTTGGTAAACCCATAGAAAACATCAAATCGAACAAAGACAatgtcatgaaatattttacatatTCTACGAGATCATAAAACAAGACCCTACCCCATGACTTTATGTCAAGCATATCCGTACAAGATATTCATTTGGATTCCCCAAATATTCCCTCCACAACATTTCACGTGACCAAACTACCCTTTTCTGTttgacaaataaaatattattctaTATTTTATCTGAaatatttcatgacatgataaaACTTTAATTTTTGGATCAtcaatatatagaaaaattttcataaaaatgtgaGAGACTCATATGAtctaagacaaaaacttgtggaagacaaatatcttatttggatcatccatgaaaaagtattattttttatgttaagtatattactttttattgtgaatatcggtaggattgacccgtctcacagataaagattcgagagctccttgtgcgcggcgtagcataaggtctagctgctgctggttgactgagtcaccatgatttacctcctctcacattcCTGTCGGCCCGGGGATGAGGGGCGCCTAAGGTGAGCAATTTCACCTTTTGGAGCAATGATCTAATTATATTATAATGGAGAGAAACACTTCCGATATAACACAGACTAACTCAATTAGCATAAATATAAACTCGATCTCACGttaaatacatacatacatatatatatatgttattggATTCATCTTGAGAGTAACGCTTTCGGTATAACAAGAACTCAAATCTTATTCACTCTAAGAAATTTGCTAGCATATTAAGTGTCCCCGAGAAGGGATCCATCAAATTCTTTTATTACTAAGAATCGTGGGATCTGCTGATTTTAGTGTAAAATAGTCATCCAAAGACGATTTTGAATTTGTGAATTAATATGTATACAAAAAACATACGAAACCGACTTTTAGCTACTGTGTCAACGTTGATCCTTGCATAATTTTTCTAGtaggttttttaaaaataattatttcttcaaaataattaaatcactTGAATATGTGAAAATCATGTGCGATGGTTACaagttttaattaaaaataaacattatattataatttacaAACTCGGGAAAATGACGCAATTTGGTCGTCCCGAAGATGAATTTCCGTGTAAAAGTCTTTTTCtgaatttataataatttttattgaataaaaataaacaaataataaaaatatcggGGAGCCGTACAGTAGAGAATAACTGGTATTTATGGTTTGCTGCTGGGCGTTACTTTAGATCTTTACCGACTTTCTCTCCAAACGTCTCTTCATACTTTTCATATGCTGCGTTTTTATTTCTTATTCAAATTCAAAAAAGGAATTTTGCTGAGATATTCGGTTAGACAAATTTACAACGGATTTGGATCTTTTTGTGTGGTTGAAAACGTACGTACCTGATATTTGATGTTGTGTTCTTTTTACACGAAATGATCTCTTTACGTTttacaaatttttaaatttatgacACTGCATGAGATCCATCACATGATCAACCGATTATATAATGTAAAATGACAAAttccattttaattaatttggaTAATGAGAAGAAATCGCCCCTACTTTCGCAAGAAACAACAAACACGATCGTCCAAAACAATGTTCTTCATTCCTCCACTCACAAAAGTATTTACaaatagcaaaaaaaaaaagggggtggataaattaaagaagaactGATCTAAATATAAATGACCCGTAGGCCGACGGtctaattttgttgattttaatCGGAAAAAACGTCGTCGTTTGGCTGTCACAATTCGTCAGAAAGCAGGTTCAGGAGATCCGTCAGGTCACGCGCCTCGCCTCCGGCACGGAGAGCATCGAGCACGCGCTCGAAGAGGAACACGTGGCAGGGGATCCGGAGGACGCCTTTCTGCTCGTAACCGTACTCCTGAGCCGATTTATTGAGAAGCGTCACGAATATCGGGTGATTCAGGAAATCTGCGCTCACCACGAACCTCTCCATCTCATCTCCGACGTACACCGGGAAATGCCCCTCCGGAACTCCCCTGCCGCTCCTCCGCCGGAACGACTCGGCGCGCCGCGCCTCCCTTAATTCCGTTCGCAGTGGAGAATAGTGCGAAGAATCGGCGACCCTGGTCAACTTCCGTAGCAGTTTCTTCatctatatattaaaaaaaaaaaagaactggCAGATTTGGTTTTAGTGAGAGGAAGTGAAAGAAAGAATCGAGGAGGAGAGAGAAGAGTGGGAGCGTACAATATATATAGAGGTGGAGAGAAGGGTACAGGTAGGAGTACTTGCAGGTACAATTATTATTTGTTGTTTTGGGTAAAGtaaatcaaatttaattaatttaataaataatataaatacgagaaaacaaaataaaagtTTTCTGCCCACAATTAGaaaattaatcatttttttttattttataaaaaaaatatcgtGAAAATATATCTGTTGAGATTTTTAACTGATTTATGTCTGTCATATATCGacttttcaaaaaatttaaaatattttttatatttttacttggaattttgaaatattaaatcatcataaattaagaaattttatcataaaaaaggcaaatttatgaaatataaaattaaagagTACGCATGACAATGGATAGGTACAAAACGAGTACTTTACCCGAGCCAAAGCCTTTTGGGATGAGTTGAAATGGTAATGTTAAATGGGTGGGTTGGGCAACGAGCATTCAAATTTTGTGACACGAGATGGATATGACATTGACGGAGTCAGGTTTTCATTTTCATCGGggttaaaattttttaatttaaaattgattTAATATTGACAAATAGAGGTTTAAGACTACTGAAAAATTAGACAAAAttttatgtataaaaaaaataaaaaaacatcgaGCTATTGCCCGGGCAGAATAACACATGGCTGTGCATGGCATGTGGATATGGGTCAAATAACGGATTATTAATATTTActatgaaaattaatttaaagattatattataattaaaaattcTAGAAATTATTATCTaaagatttttttataaatatatatttaaatatggcAATTTTAACTACTTgtgaatatatgatattttataatGACTGTTTTTTTAGCAGATacagtttttaaaaacttaGATAAGATTATATAAATCTTGTAATTAAATTTGGTTAAGATTGAGATAAGTGTGCATCTTTGGCTTGGATGAATagatttgattttgaaggaatgaAGAATTTGATTTGAGGGAGGATTTGAGATTTTAACTTCAAAAATGACATTTAGTTTTGATGTATTGAAATCCATTACAAATGACGTTGAAATTGCGTAACTTGATATATCTATTCAAGCAAATGAAATAATTCGAATTGAATAGATTTTAAATTCATCATCTTAAACGCATCAATCAAAAGCACAGATTTGTGAGACAagtcttttatttggatcatccataaaaaaatattattttttatgtcaagagtattactttttattgtgaatatcgatagaattgacccatctcacaagGTGAAATTTTTTATGTGAATTTGATAGAGTAGACTTTTTGGTAATCTATGGACATCTATCCATCTTCTTCTCCTTTTTTTCTAGAACTTCTCCTtattttatctcgaatctcacGAATTTCGTTCTctagtttttttaataaaaaaaatcattttattcaaataattaaattatacgAGCATGTGAAATATGAATACGACTAACTTTTTctttctaaaaaacaaatcataatttcacctaaattaattattatagttCCCTCGAATTTAATAATTCAGTGTGCTCTTGTGAatgtaattatataatataattaatagaTCAACCGTACGGGAAGGACAAGCCAATTGAAATTGCACGGAATTAACAGAGTAGGTAGTCGTTTTTCTCATTTAATATTTCCCTAACTCATAGTGCGTAAATTTCATACTCTATTTCTCTCCATTTGAAATTTCAACTTACTACCATATTTCATTCTATGtaaccaaaaaaaatttaaaaaaaaattggcattTATATAGACATGGACATCCagaaaatatgataaaaattaaaaaaatgttataaaaaaaaagaattacaTTCAAGCGTTCTGAGCGAAGCTTCAAGATTTTTAAACTTAAGTAGAATCAGTACGAATTAAAACATTAACATTAATATTTTTAGTAAGTTGTAAAGTATTAATATCTTCGCATATTCATCATCGTTATATTTGACTATCCAATATTGTACATTGCTATCAGTACTTTTTTTAgcaaaatttataatatatgtttcTCTTGTTTATCAATCTTGCTTTTATAAAAGTTGACCTAAGTGTTATTAAAGATGGTTGTAAATTACTAGCATTGTTTACTAATAAAATCTCTAATTTGTGTTTTCTCTTCTTCTTATtcgtcaattttttttatatatattttgaagaAGTGTATTCAATGACTTTTAATATGGTCGATCTATGTTTCACCGCTTTTAtccaagagtgagtctcatgtgag
Encoded here:
- the LOC140836048 gene encoding auxin-responsive protein SAUR71-like, whose amino-acid sequence is MKKLLRKLTRVADSSHYSPLRTELREARRAESFRRRSGRGVPEGHFPVYVGDEMERFVVSADFLNHPIFVTLLNKSAQEYGYEQKGVLRIPCHVFLFERVLDALRAGGEARDLTDLLNLLSDEL
- the LOC140836861 gene encoding nucleolar complex-associated protein 3, with protein sequence MGKKKQKTVLPPELPPEVPDEEIEVSDEDLQFINENLEYAGFVSKLDTHSITKHVSRVADANEGSLESLYEKRLRKKLENKEKEESALEVDPVDVLPVKTLDGELYYRRVTKESKADEAESNEGEVNGVLKLTKAEKRAKLKKLRKEAKKQSKEEAQQVPQAEVLNEVEKDLNDEEAREMKKYKLAELGTAILADPESNIKSLKEMLEISKDGDGVIVMLALKSLLAVFKNIIPGYRIRLPTEKEQEMKVSKAVKKMRFYEYTLLSALKAYIQKLVALQQQTVYKRVTANCLCTLLAAVPHFNFRESLLAAVVSNLSSQDDVVRKLSCSTIKSLFINAGKHGGEATVEAVKMIAELVKAHNCLLHPDSIEVFMSLSFDEDLGKPEKPDADNRAKNKKSRKRKGVDESNQIPDNERKKTRKDIMSKTREEVNADFKAASFAQDPQEKRRMQSETLSAVFQTFFRILKHSVRPVTEATLVPGGFGSHPLLAPCLNGIGKFSHLIDLDFMSDLMNFLRKLAGNSNNIGDSSKSSFQFSVSERLRCCIVAFKVMRNNLDALNVDLQDFFTQFYNLMLEYRPGRDEGEVLTEALKIMLCDDRQHDMQRAAAFIKRLATFSLFFGSAESMAGLVTVKHLLQKNVKCRNLLETDAGGGSIAGAISKYQPHATDPNRSGALASVLWELKLLTKHYHPAVATMSLNISNMSSSNNQLHHHHVSPQQAYAELSLENECIIPSGDAKRANNKKRRANEHIPVKSTFDLIPMDPIAEIEVRKKLSEHFLLLRDIEEGERLKSELDQTTLCLNLYESYKKHKKRKARSMRGKT